A single region of the Raphanus sativus cultivar WK10039 chromosome 1, ASM80110v3, whole genome shotgun sequence genome encodes:
- the LOC108829872 gene encoding transcription factor MYB34 isoform X2, protein MGRATWFDADGTKRGGWTDEEDQKLVAYINEYGIGDWRFLPRKAGLQRCGKSCRLRWMNYLRPGVKKGKFTPEEEEAIMNFHSILGNRWAAIAQQMPGRSDNDIKNHWNSCLKKRLERQGINQMTYQPIINLAVKTPSFNIDCGNSSSSTVSASPSFSSSGSASLLNRLATGISSRQHGVDRIKNIFSDPRTAIITGQEEEFEESKKDHGKALASDDQEDDFLMWDEENMRRFMEEIGQMDPEMNGVCNSSSSSPYGIYETSLLDD, encoded by the exons ATGGGCAGAGCGACGTGGTTCGATGCCGACGGGACAAAGAGAGGAGGATGGACGGACGAGGAAGACCAAAAACTCGTCGCGTATATCAACGAATACGGCATCGGCGACTGGCGTTTTCTTCCTCGCAAAGCTg GTTTGCAGAGATGTGGAAAGAGCTGTAGATTGAGATGGATGAACTATCTAAGGCCTGGGGTCAAGAAAGGCAAATTCActccagaagaagaagaagctatcatGAATTTCCATTCTATTCTCGGGAACag ATGGGCAGCCATAGCACAACAGATGCCGGGTCGATCAGACAACGACATCAAAAACCATTGGAATTCTTGTCTCAAGAAAAGGCTCGAGAGACAAGGAATCAACCAAATGACCTATCAACCAATCATTAACCTCGCCGTCAAAACACCGTCGTTCAACATAGATTGCGGCAACTCTTCCTCCTCCACGGTGAGTGCATCTCCATCTTTCTCCTCCTCCGGCTCAGCCAGTCTCCTTAACAGGCTTGCCACGGGTATCTCATCTAGACAACACGGTGTCGACAGGATCAAGAACATCTTCTCGGATCCGAGAACCGCAATCATTACTGGTCAAGAAGAAGAGTTTGAAGAGTCGAAGAAGGATCATGGGAAGGCTTTAGCAAGTGATGACCAGGAAGATGATTTTCTGATGTGGGACGAGGAAAATATGAGGCGTTTCATGGAGGAGATTGGTCAAATGGATCCTGAAATGAACGGAGTCTGTAACTCTAGTTCGTCGTCACCGTATGGTATCTATGAGACTAGCCTACTTGATGACTGA
- the LOC108829872 gene encoding transcription factor MYB34 isoform X1 translates to MGRATWFDADGTKRGGWTDEEDQKLVAYINEYGIGDWRFLPRKAGLQRCGKSCRLRWMNYLRPGVKKGKFTPEEEEAIMNFHSILGNRICCRWAAIAQQMPGRSDNDIKNHWNSCLKKRLERQGINQMTYQPIINLAVKTPSFNIDCGNSSSSTVSASPSFSSSGSASLLNRLATGISSRQHGVDRIKNIFSDPRTAIITGQEEEFEESKKDHGKALASDDQEDDFLMWDEENMRRFMEEIGQMDPEMNGVCNSSSSSPYGIYETSLLDD, encoded by the exons ATGGGCAGAGCGACGTGGTTCGATGCCGACGGGACAAAGAGAGGAGGATGGACGGACGAGGAAGACCAAAAACTCGTCGCGTATATCAACGAATACGGCATCGGCGACTGGCGTTTTCTTCCTCGCAAAGCTg GTTTGCAGAGATGTGGAAAGAGCTGTAGATTGAGATGGATGAACTATCTAAGGCCTGGGGTCAAGAAAGGCAAATTCActccagaagaagaagaagctatcatGAATTTCCATTCTATTCTCGGGAACag aaTCTGTTGTAGATGGGCAGCCATAGCACAACAGATGCCGGGTCGATCAGACAACGACATCAAAAACCATTGGAATTCTTGTCTCAAGAAAAGGCTCGAGAGACAAGGAATCAACCAAATGACCTATCAACCAATCATTAACCTCGCCGTCAAAACACCGTCGTTCAACATAGATTGCGGCAACTCTTCCTCCTCCACGGTGAGTGCATCTCCATCTTTCTCCTCCTCCGGCTCAGCCAGTCTCCTTAACAGGCTTGCCACGGGTATCTCATCTAGACAACACGGTGTCGACAGGATCAAGAACATCTTCTCGGATCCGAGAACCGCAATCATTACTGGTCAAGAAGAAGAGTTTGAAGAGTCGAAGAAGGATCATGGGAAGGCTTTAGCAAGTGATGACCAGGAAGATGATTTTCTGATGTGGGACGAGGAAAATATGAGGCGTTTCATGGAGGAGATTGGTCAAATGGATCCTGAAATGAACGGAGTCTGTAACTCTAGTTCGTCGTCACCGTATGGTATCTATGAGACTAGCCTACTTGATGACTGA
- the LOC108829872 gene encoding transcription factor MYB34 isoform X4, giving the protein MPTGQREEDGRTRKTKNSSRISTNTASATGVFFLAKLRCGKSCRLRWMNYLRPGVKKGKFTPEEEEAIMNFHSILGNRWAAIAQQMPGRSDNDIKNHWNSCLKKRLERQGINQMTYQPIINLAVKTPSFNIDCGNSSSSTVSASPSFSSSGSASLLNRLATGISSRQHGVDRIKNIFSDPRTAIITGQEEEFEESKKDHGKALASDDQEDDFLMWDEENMRRFMEEIGQMDPEMNGVCNSSSSSPYGIYETSLLDD; this is encoded by the exons ATGCCGACGGGACAAAGAGAGGAGGATGGACGGACGAGGAAGACCAAAAACTCGTCGCGTATATCAACGAATACGGCATCGGCGACTGGCGTTTTCTTCCTCGCAAAGCTg AGATGTGGAAAGAGCTGTAGATTGAGATGGATGAACTATCTAAGGCCTGGGGTCAAGAAAGGCAAATTCActccagaagaagaagaagctatcatGAATTTCCATTCTATTCTCGGGAACag ATGGGCAGCCATAGCACAACAGATGCCGGGTCGATCAGACAACGACATCAAAAACCATTGGAATTCTTGTCTCAAGAAAAGGCTCGAGAGACAAGGAATCAACCAAATGACCTATCAACCAATCATTAACCTCGCCGTCAAAACACCGTCGTTCAACATAGATTGCGGCAACTCTTCCTCCTCCACGGTGAGTGCATCTCCATCTTTCTCCTCCTCCGGCTCAGCCAGTCTCCTTAACAGGCTTGCCACGGGTATCTCATCTAGACAACACGGTGTCGACAGGATCAAGAACATCTTCTCGGATCCGAGAACCGCAATCATTACTGGTCAAGAAGAAGAGTTTGAAGAGTCGAAGAAGGATCATGGGAAGGCTTTAGCAAGTGATGACCAGGAAGATGATTTTCTGATGTGGGACGAGGAAAATATGAGGCGTTTCATGGAGGAGATTGGTCAAATGGATCCTGAAATGAACGGAGTCTGTAACTCTAGTTCGTCGTCACCGTATGGTATCTATGAGACTAGCCTACTTGATGACTGA
- the LOC108829872 gene encoding transcription factor MYB34 isoform X3 yields MPTGQREEDGRTRKTKNSSRISTNTASATGVFFLAKLRCGKSCRLRWMNYLRPGVKKGKFTPEEEEAIMNFHSILGNRICCRWAAIAQQMPGRSDNDIKNHWNSCLKKRLERQGINQMTYQPIINLAVKTPSFNIDCGNSSSSTVSASPSFSSSGSASLLNRLATGISSRQHGVDRIKNIFSDPRTAIITGQEEEFEESKKDHGKALASDDQEDDFLMWDEENMRRFMEEIGQMDPEMNGVCNSSSSSPYGIYETSLLDD; encoded by the exons ATGCCGACGGGACAAAGAGAGGAGGATGGACGGACGAGGAAGACCAAAAACTCGTCGCGTATATCAACGAATACGGCATCGGCGACTGGCGTTTTCTTCCTCGCAAAGCTg AGATGTGGAAAGAGCTGTAGATTGAGATGGATGAACTATCTAAGGCCTGGGGTCAAGAAAGGCAAATTCActccagaagaagaagaagctatcatGAATTTCCATTCTATTCTCGGGAACag aaTCTGTTGTAGATGGGCAGCCATAGCACAACAGATGCCGGGTCGATCAGACAACGACATCAAAAACCATTGGAATTCTTGTCTCAAGAAAAGGCTCGAGAGACAAGGAATCAACCAAATGACCTATCAACCAATCATTAACCTCGCCGTCAAAACACCGTCGTTCAACATAGATTGCGGCAACTCTTCCTCCTCCACGGTGAGTGCATCTCCATCTTTCTCCTCCTCCGGCTCAGCCAGTCTCCTTAACAGGCTTGCCACGGGTATCTCATCTAGACAACACGGTGTCGACAGGATCAAGAACATCTTCTCGGATCCGAGAACCGCAATCATTACTGGTCAAGAAGAAGAGTTTGAAGAGTCGAAGAAGGATCATGGGAAGGCTTTAGCAAGTGATGACCAGGAAGATGATTTTCTGATGTGGGACGAGGAAAATATGAGGCGTTTCATGGAGGAGATTGGTCAAATGGATCCTGAAATGAACGGAGTCTGTAACTCTAGTTCGTCGTCACCGTATGGTATCTATGAGACTAGCCTACTTGATGACTGA
- the LOC108845753 gene encoding uncharacterized protein LOC108845753, producing the protein MIRLSAPHVNWHQGIWFSGATPRYAVLTWIAIHDRLATGVWIQKWSPQTDANCVLCSGHMETREHLFFSCAYTQQIWKGLTSKLMGTRYTEDWFCILNLLAETGRNSTHMFLLRYAFQISIHSIWRERNGRKHGETPQTSAVLLKVIDKGVRNRISSLRMGGSRRFQRALMDWFAIRS; encoded by the coding sequence ATGATAAGATTATCTGCTCCACACGTAAACTGGCATCAGGGGATCTGGTTCTCAGGAGCTACACCAAGGTACGCTGTCCTTACTTGGATCGCCATTCACGACCGTTTGGCCACTGGAGTTTGGATTCAAAAATGGAGCCCACAAACGGATGCTAACTGTGTCCTTTGTTCGGGCCACATGGAAACTCGTGAACACCTTTTTTTCAGCTGTGCATACACTCAGCAGATTTGGAAGGGGTTGACATCTAAGCTGATGGGTACTCGCTACACAGAGGACTGGTTCTGTATTCTAAATCTGTTGGCTGAAACTGGAAGGAACTCTACTCATATGTTTCTTCTCAGATACGCGTTTCAAATTTCTATTCATTCCATATGGCGAGAAAGGAATGGGAGAAAACATGGAGAGACGCCCCAAACTTCTGCTGTTTTGCTGAAAGTGATAGATAAAGGTGTGCGAAACCGCATATCTTCTCTGCGTATGGGTGGGAGTCGACGATTTCAGAGAGCCCTAATGGATTGGTTTGCCATAAGAAGTTAG
- the LOC108845843 gene encoding photosynthetic NDH subunit of subcomplex B 4, chloroplastic — protein sequence MAEAFTSFTFTNLHIPSSSSHSPKQISGPNHGCWLSMKKNEKRPEKNLMRGSLCVRKALPHDMPLMAVMVQQIEGMRDIITEKHVWHLSDKAIKNVYLFYIMFTCWGCLYFGSAKDPFYDSEEYRGDGGDGTGYWVYETQEDIEEKARAELWREELIEEIEQKVGGLRELEEAVNK from the exons ATGGCTGAAGCATTCACAAGTTTCACCTTCACAAACCTTCATATTCCTTCTTCCTCAAGTCATTCG CCTAAGCAGATTTCAGGCCCAAATCATGGATGCTGGCTCTCT atGAAAAAAAATGAGAAGAGGCCGGAAAAGAATCTGATGAGAGGAAGCTTGTGTGTGAGAAAGGCTCTGCCACATGATATGCCACTAATGGCTGTGATGGTTCAACAAATAGAGGGGATGCGTGATATCATTACAGAGAAACACGTGTGGCATCTAAGTGATAAAGCCATCAAGAATGTCT ATTTGTTCTATATCATGTTTACTTGTTGGGGATGTCTGTACTTCGGTTCCGCAAAA GATCCATTCTATGATTCGGAGGAGTACCGTGGAGATGGAGGTGATGGAACTGGATACTGGGTCTATGAAACT CAAGAAGACATAGAAGAGAAGGCAAGAGCAGAGCTATGGCGTGAAGAGCTTATCGAAGAAATTGAACAGAAAGTTGGTGGTTTAAGAGAGCTCGAAGAAGCTGTTAATAAGTAG
- the LOC108808217 gene encoding protein ROH1, translated as MLLSFRRDQVDSNAASHNNNMEAELDSFQRQVAEKFTDLNASSSGDDLLSLEWIGKLLDSFLCCQEEFRAIVFNHRSQISASSSPTNRLVSDYFERSIKALDVCNAIRDGVEQIRQWQKLSDIVISALDSRRANVGEGQLRRAKKALVDLAIGMLDEKDSTRLAHRNRSFGRAKDGHNRSMGQHLRSLSWSVSRSWSASKQLQALASNLTTPRQNDVGLAVPVYTMTSVLLFVMWVLVAAIPCQDRGLQVSFFVPRQFRWAAPVMSLHDKIVEESKRRDRKNCCGLLKEIGRIEKSSRVMNELIDSIHFPMSEEKESEVKQRVEELVEVHEALKNGLDPFERKVREVFHRIVRSRTESLDSLC; from the coding sequence ATGTTGCTAAGTTTCCGGCGAGACCAAGTTGACTCCAACGCAGCCAGTCACAACAACAACATGGAGGCTGAGCTAGATTCTTTCCAGAGACAAGTCGCCGAGAAGTTCACCGATCTCAACGCCTCCTCCTCCGGCGACGACCTTCTCTCTCTCGAATGGATCGGAAAGCTTCTGGACTCGTTCCTATGCTGCCAAGAGGAGTTCCGAGCCATCGTCTTCAACCACCGCTCGCAGATCTCCGCATCATCGTCTCCGACGAACCGTCTCGTCTCCGACTACTTCGAGCGGAGCATCAAAGCCCTCGACGTCTGCAACGCGATCCGCGACGGCGTCGAGCAGATCCGCCAGTGGCAGAAGCTCTCCGACATCGTGATCTCGGCGCTAGACAGCCGCCGCGCCAACGTCGGAGAAGGTCAGCTCCGGCGAGCTAAGAAGGCTCTTGTCGATCTAGCGATCGGGATGCTCGACGAGAAAGACTCGACGAGGCTGGCTCATCGCAACCGTTCGTTCGGGAGAGCCAAAGACGGCCACAACCGTTCGATGGGACAACACTTGAGATCTCTCTCGTGGAGCGTCTCGAGGTCGTGGTCAGCTTCCAAGCAGTTACAAGCCTTGGCGAGCAATTTAACGACGCCGAGACAGAACGACGTCGGTTTAGCCGTACCGGTTTATACCATGACGTCGGTTTTGTTGTTCGTGATGTGGGTTTTGGTGGCTGCGATTCCTTGTCAGGACCGTGGGTTGCAGGTTAGTTTCTTCGTGCCGAGGCAGTTCCGGTGGGCGGCTCCGGTTATGTCGTTGCACGACAAGATCGTGGAGGAGTCGAAGAGGAGAGATAGGAAGAATTGTTGTGGGTTGCTTAAGGAGATTGGTCGGATTGAGAAGAGTTCGAGGGTGATGAATGAGTTGATCGATTCGATTCATTTCCCGATGAGTGAGGAGAAGGAGAGTGAGGTGAAACAGAGAGTGGAGGAGCTTGTGGAGGTTCATGAGGCTTTGAAAAATGGGTTGGATCCGTTTGAGAGGAAAGTAAGAGAAGTTTTCCATCGGATTGTGAGAAGCAGAACCGAGAGTCTTGATTCTCTTTGTTAA
- the LOC108844435 gene encoding E3 ubiquitin-protein ligase SIRP1-like, which yields MQHRLSHELDNYPEPDDAGTIRVTARIFGQDDNSTLTTPLLAKDFIYDESDECKILLDLIFFLAEAGINVDDMGIIEYSPGAAWNIRLDLVPDYLDDDDDDFEIEEAVQVSFDDTSHIQFRPASKLVVNSLPRKIYNKETKKEENKKMISLEECRICLQEFSNGGMVVSLSCGHEFDDECIVKWFETSHVCPLCRLELPCQDEL from the exons ATGCAACACAGATTATCCCACGAACTAGATAACTACCCTGAACCAGACGATGCGGGCACAATCAGAGTCACGGCAAGGATCTTTGGCCAAGATGATAACTCGACGTTGACGACTCCGTTGCTTGCCAAGGACTTCATATATGATGAGAGCGACGAGTGTAAAATCCTCCTAGACTTGATTTTCTTCTTAGCTGAAGCCGGAATCAACGTCGATGATATGGGGAT TATTGAGTATTCTCCTGGAGCTGCTTGGAACATTCGGTTGGATCTCGTTCCCGATTAtctcgatgatgatgatgatgactttgAGATTGAAGAAGCTGTTCAAGTCTCGTTTGATGACACCAGCCATATCCAATTTCGACCAGCTAGCAAGCTCGTGGTCAATTCGCTACCTAGGAAAATATACAACAAGGAGACTAAAAAGGAAGAGAACAAGAAGATGATTAGCTTAGAAGAGTGCAGAATTTGTTTGCAAGAGTTTAGCAATGGAGGAATGGTTGTGAGTTTATCTTGTGGACATGAGTTTGACGATGAGTGTATCGTAAAGTGGTTCGAGACCAGTCATGTTTGTCCATTGTGTCGTCTCGAGTTGCCATGTCAAGATGAACTATAG